gagtcacccccaaaatgcccctggaatgtccccaaaatatccccaaaatatgCCCGAGTCACCCCCAAAATGCCCctgaaataaccccaaaatatccccaaaatgtCTCCGAAATATCCCCAAAGTATCCCCGAGTCACCCCACAAATGGCCCTGgaatatccccaaaatatccccaaaatatccccgagtcacccccaaaatgtccctggaatgtccccccaaaaaacccaaatcagccccaaaatgtccccgagtcacccccaaaatgtccctggaatatccccaaaatatctcCAAAATGTCCCTGAGTcacccccaaaatgtccccggaatatcccccaaaaaaacctaaatcaGCCCAAAATGTGCCCGGAGTATCCCCGAGTCACCCCCAAAATGCCCCTGAAATATCCCCAAAACtatcccaaaatcaccccaaaaatatccctgaaatatccccaaaatatcctaaaaatatccctgaaatatccccccaaaaaaaccccaaatcagcCCAAAATGTCCCCGGAGTATCCCCGAGTCACCCCCAAAATGTCCCTGGAAtgtccccaaaatatccccaaaatatccccaaaatgtCTCCGAAATATCCCCAAAGTATCCCCGAGTCACCCCACAAATGGCCCTGgaatatccccaaaatatcccaaaattacccccaaaatgtccccaaaatactcccaaaatatccccaaaatatctcAAAATTACCCCCAAAATATCCCGAAAATACCctgaaaatatccccaaaatcaccccaaaatatccccaaaatttcccatttttggcCTCCCTGACCCCATTTTTTGTGTCCCTgaccccatttttggggtcccagtcCCACTTTCGGGGTCCTtgatcccatttttggggtctctgACCCCATTTTCGAGGTTGCTGACCCCATTTCTTGGGGTGccaatcccatttttggggtcccaatCCCATTTTTGGCATCCCAATCCAATTTTTTGGATGTCCCAATCCCATTTTTGGTGTCCCTAACCCCATTTTTGGGCTCCTGACCCCATTTCTTGGGGTCCcaatcccattttttggggtccctaaCCCCATTTTCGAGGTTGCTcaccccattttttggggtcctgatcccattttttggggtcccaatcccattttttggggtcttgatcccatttttggggttcccgaCCCCGTTTTTGCCCCCCAGAGCCACCCGGGCACGGAGGTGACGCTGCTGGACCCGTTTGACCGCGGCTCCCTGACCCATATTTGGGGTCCCTcaccccatttttggggtccctcacCCCATTTTTGGTGTCCCtaaccccattttttggggtgccaatcccattttttggggtcccgaTCCCATTTTCGGGGTCCCCGACCCCGTTTTTGCCCCCCAGAGCCACCCGGGCACGGAGGTGACGCTGCTGGACCTGTTTGACCGCGGCTCCCTGAGCCATTTCTCTATGTTCTGACCCCATTTTTAATGCCCCTAACCCCATTTTCGAGGTTGCTcaccccattttttggggtccctgacccATTTTCGGGGTCCCCgaccccctttccccccccagAGCCACCCTGGCACAGAGGTGACGGTGCTGGACCTGTTTGACCGCGGCTCCCTGACCCCATTTCTCTATGTTCTGACCCCATTTTTAATGCTCCtaaccccattttttggggtgccaatcccattttttggggtcttGATCCCATTTTCGGGGTCCCCGACCCCGTTTTTGCCCCCCAGAGCCACCCGGGCACGGAGGTGACGGTGCTGGACCCGTTTGACCGCGGCTCCCTGACCCATATTTGGGGTCCCTCACCCCATTTTTGGTGTCCCtaaccccattttttggggtgcCAATCCCATTTTTGGTGTCCCtaaccccattttttggggtcccaatcccattttttggggtccctgacccATTTTCGGGGTCCCCGACCCCGTTTCTCCCCCCCAGAGCCACCCAGGCACAGCGGTGACGGTGCTGGACCTGTTTGACCGCGGGCCCCCTGACCCATTTCTCTATGTTCTGACCCCATTTTTAATGCCCCTAACCCCATTTTCGAGGTTGCTcaccccattttttggggtccctgacccATTTTCGGGGTCCCCgaccccctttccccccccagAGCCACCCTGGCACAGAGGTGACGGTGCTGGACCTGTTTGACCGCGGCTCCCTGACCCCATTTCTCTATGTTCTGACCCCATTTTTAATGCTCCtaaccccattttttggggtgccaatcccattttttggggtcttGATCCCATTTTCGGGGTCCCCGACCCCGTTTTTGCCCCCCAGAGCCACCCGGGCACGGAGGTGACGGTGCTGGACCCGTTTGACCGCGGCTCCCTGACCCATATTTGGGGTCCCTCACCCCATTTTTGGTGTCCCtaaccccattttttggggtgcCAATCCCATTTTTGGTGTCCCTAACCACATTTTTTGGGGTCCTGATCCCATTTTCGGGGTCCCCGACCCCGTTTTTTGCCCCCCCAGAGCCACCCAGGCACAGCGGTGACGCTGCTGGACCTGTTTGACCGCGGCTCCCTGACCCATTTCTCTATGTTCTGACCCCATTTTTAATGCTCCTAACCCCATTTTCGAGGTTGCTcaccccattttttggggtcccgaTCCCATTCTCGGGGTCCCCgaccccctttccccccccagAGCCACCCTGGCACGGAGGTGACGGTGCTGGACCTGTTTGACCGCGGCGCGTCGCTGCGGCCGCTCTGGCTGCAGGTCGCCGGCTTCCGCCAGGCCCTGGCGCCCATCATGGCCAACGCGGCCCACGGCGTGCACCTGCTGGGCTACAGCCAGGGTGGGCGGGGGTCCGGGACCCCCTGAGAcccccggggctggggaggggtctcctGAGAACATGGGAGGGGTCCTGGGTtaatggggaggggtcccagggCCATGGGAGGGGTCCCAAGGTGCTCACAGGGGGCACCTGCTGGGCTACAGCCAGGGTGGGCGGGGGTCCGGGACCCCCTGAGAcccccggggctggggaggggtcctgggggtcaTGGGGAGGGGGTCCCAGGGGTCCTGGGTtaatggggaggggtcccagggCCATGGGAGGGGTCCCAAGGCGCTCACAGGGGGCACCTGCTGGGCTACAGCCAGGGTgggcgggggtcccgggggtcctgGGTtaatggggaggggtcctgggggtcaTGGGGAGGGGGCACCTGCTGGGCTACAGCCAGGGTGGGCGGGGGTCCGGGACCCccggggtggggaggggtcctggggccATGGGGAGGGGGTCCCAGGGGTCCTGAGTTCATGGGGAGGGGTCTTTGAGTCCCCCCATGTATGGGAATGAGGGTCCTGGGGtcatggggaggggtcctgggttaatggggaggggtctcagggggtttttggggtgggattttggggattcctggggggggttttggggtctcttcCTCCCCCCCTCacgagccccctccccactttTAGGGGGtctttggggggggggggggtttgggggttcctgggtgggattttggggtggattttattttgggttttttgggggtgaaGTTTTGGGGattcctggggggattttggggtctctttCTCCCCCCCTCacgagccccctccccacttttagggggtctctggggggattttggggtcccatgggggaatttttggggggggtttaggggtgggattttggggagtttttggggtgtttttggggtgggattttggggggtccctgggagattttggggtctctTTCTCCCCCCCCTCACAAGCCCCCTCCCCACTTttaggggggtttggggggttcctaggggggattttgggttttttaggggTTAAATTTTGGGGATtcctgggtgggattttgggggtttctgggggggtttttggggtgggattttggggttttttttggatatttcggggtgggattttgggggggttctcaggggtttttggggtctctttCTCGCCCCCTCacgagccccctccccactttAGGGGGTCTCATCTGCCGGGCCCTGCTGGCCACGACCCCCGACCACAACGTGCAGAGTTTCATCTCGCTGGCGGCGCCGCAGATGGGGCAGTACGGGGGTGAGGGCGATTTTGGGGCAAATTCGGGGCATTTTGgggcatttgggattttttggggttttttggggtttttttctgaggggttttggggttttttttggggtttttttggtgttttttgtgatttttttgaggtttttcgatgcggtttttggggtttttggcgaaaaatttgggaggaatttgggggatttgggtttttttttaaaattttttgggggggattttttgggattctttttttgggggggggggttgggagttttttgggggttattttggagattttttgtgttttctcgGGGTTTCCGGAGGTCTCTGTGTGTTCTGGGGGgtgagggggattttggggcaaatttggggcattttggggcatttggggattttttgggaatttttgggagggattttggggtggtttgggttttttttctggggttttttttgggtttttttgctgttttggggGGCTGAGTTTGGGAGTaatttttgggctgattttgagCTGATTTTGGGCTGATTTGGGGCTAATTTTGGGGCTaattttgggttgattttgggctgaatttgggctgatttggggctggttttggggctaATTTTGGGCTGATTTGTGGGTGATTTGGGTCTGACTTTAGGCTGATTTTGGGTTGATTTGGGGGCTGAATTTGAGGctgatttggggctgatttttgtagatttttgggctgattttgtgTTGATTTTGAGCTGctttttggtttgatttggggctgatttttcctgattttggggctggttttggggttgaTTTTGGGCTGATTTGGGGATAATTTGGAGctgatttggggctgatttgaGGACTGAatttgggctggtttggggctgattttgggctgatttttgCCGATTTTGGGGCAGACACCGATTACCTGAAGTGGCTTTTTCCCCGGCACATGAAATCCAACCTGTACCGGCTCTGCTACACCCCCCTGGGCCAGGGCGTGTCCATCTGCAACTACTGGAATGGTCTGggcccaaaataacccaaaaataccccaaaaatctccccccaaaacccccagaatGGTCTgagcccaaaacccccccaaaatacccccaaaacaccctaaaaataccccaaaaatcctccccaaaaatccccagaatGGTCTgaacccaaaaacccccaaaaacaccccaaaaatcctcccccaaaacccccctggGCCAGGGCGTGTCCATCTGCAACTACTGGAATGGTCTGggcccaaaaacccccaaaaacaccccaaaaatccccaatccccccaaaaaaaccctaaaccccatcaaaaacccccaaacccccccaaaaacctcaaatacccccccaaaaaccccaaaactcccccaaaaaaccccaaaaactcccaaaaccctgccaaaaaaacccaaaaaccccaaattcccccccaaaaaacaaaaaaccccaaaacccccccaaaaaacccccaaacccccaaaaaccccaaatctcccgccaaaaaccccaaatcccccccaaaaaaacccaaaatccccaaaaaccccaaatccccccccaaaaaaaaccccaaaacccccaaaaaaccccaaaacccccccaaaaccccaattcccccaaagaaaacaaaacaaaaaaaacccaaacccctgaaagaaaccccaaaaaaacccaaaaaccccaaatccccccccaaaaaaacccccaaaaccccaaatccccccccaaaaaaaaccccaaaaccccaaatccccccccaaaaaaacccaaaaccccaaatttcccccaaaaaacccccaatccccgcaaaaaaaaaccccaaaagcccccaaaataccccaaatcttctccaaaaaaaacccaaaaaaacccccaaaccccccaaaaaaccccaaaaaaccccaaaacctcccaaaaaaccccaacccccccctGCAGACCCCCACCACCGGGACCTTTACCTGAACAGCAGCGATTTCCTGGCGCTGCTCAACGACGAGAGGCTGCACCCCAACGCCTCAGGTGAgccccagaaaaccccaaaaacaccccaaaaacaccccaaaaatccaaaaaacgaccccaaaccccccaaaaaaccccaaatttcccagaGTGGAAGCGGAACCTGCTGCGGATCCAGCGCCTGGTGCTGATCGGGGGCCCCGACGACGGCGTCATCACCCCCTGGCAGTccaggtgagaccccaaaaaatccccaaaatcaccccaaaatcgcCCCAAAACCCTCCTGGAAATGTGCttaaaattgccccaaaaatcacccccaaaaaaaacccaaaaatcaccccaaatcgCCCCAAAATCGCCCCAGAATTATCCAAAAACTCTCCTGGAAAAGTGCctaaaattgccccaaaaatcacctgaaaatcacccccaaaaaaaacccccaaaatcgccccaaaatcagcccagaATTATCCAAAAACCCTTCTGGAAATGTGCttaaaattgccccaaaaatcaccccaaaaaaccaaaaataaccccagaatcgccccaaaatcaccccaaaatcagcccagaATTACCCCCAAAACCCTCCTGGAAATGTGCctaaaactgccccaaaattacccccaaaaaaccccaaaattgccccaaaattgCCTCAGAATTATCCAAAAACTCTCCTGGAAATGTGCctaaaattgccccaaaaatcacccccaaaatttccccccaaaaatccctaaaatcccccccaaaaaaaaccaaaaccaaaatcatccccaaaatccccaaaaatccccaaaattaccccaaaaaatccccaaaattatttccaaaaataaaaaaatctccaaaatcctcccaaaaaatccgcaaaaatccccaaaatttccccccaaaattccctcaaaaaatcccaaaaatttccctcaaaaaatcccaaaattcctcccaaaaatctcaaaaaatccgcaaaattccctcaaaaaatcccaaaaaatccccaaaaaatcccaaaattccccccaaaaatccccaaaattccccccaaaaatctcaaaaaatccccaaaattccctcaaaaaatcccaaaaatttcacccaaaattcccccccaaaagtccccaaaattcctcccaaaaatctcaaaaaatccccaaaattccctcaaaaaatcccaaaattccccccaaaaatcccccaaaaaatcccaaaaaatccccaaaatccccccaaagaCCCCGGGACCTTTTGGGGTCTCCCCAAATTCGGGGTCCCCCCCGtgaccccaaaatttcccccgCAGCCTCTTTGGGTTCTACGACGCCAACGAGACCGTGCGGGACATGGAGGCGCAGCCGGTGAGGGCACCCCGAAATTCGGGAGGGGGACCCAAAAATTCGGGATTGGGACCCGAAATTTGGGGTTGGGGACCCGAAATTTGGGTTTGGGGACCCGAAATTTGGGGAGGGGTACCCCGAAATTTGGGGTTGGGAACCCGAAATTTGGGGTTGGGGACCCGAAATTTGGGGGTGGGGACCCGAAATTTGGGGGTGGGGACCCGAAATTTGGGGTTGGGGATCTGAAATTTGGGTTTGGGGACCCGAAATTTGGGGTTGGGAACCCGAAATTCGGGAGGGGGACCCTGAAATTTGGGGTTGGGAACCCGAAATTTGGGGGTGGGGACCCGAAATTTGGGGTTGGGGATCTGAAATTTGGGTTTGGGGGACCCGAAATTTGGGGTTGGGAACCAGAAATTCGGGAGGGGGACCCTGAAATTTGGGGTTGGGAACCCGAAATT
The genomic region above belongs to Passer domesticus isolate bPasDom1 unplaced genomic scaffold, bPasDom1.hap1 HAP1_SCAFFOLD_220, whole genome shotgun sequence and contains:
- the PPT2 gene encoding lysosomal thioesterase PPT2, encoding MLPALSRAGGGGAPPLPPPRVLLLLLLGFGAGVAAGAGPFRPVVIVHGLFDSPSDFRHLRQFINESHPGTEVTVLDLFDRGASLRPLWLQVAGFRQALAPIMANAAHGVHLLGYSQGGLICRALLATTPDHNVQSFISLAAPQMGQYGDTDYLKWLFPRHMKSNLYRLCYTPLGQGVSICNYWNDPHHRDLYLNSSDFLALLNDERLHPNASEWKRNLLRIQRLVLIGGPDDGVITPWQSSLFGFYDANETVRDMEAQPVFLQDTFGLKSLWARGALGGCSVPGVPHTAWHSHRGVYERCIRPWLT